From the Phyllopteryx taeniolatus isolate TA_2022b chromosome 20, UOR_Ptae_1.2, whole genome shotgun sequence genome, one window contains:
- the spag6 gene encoding sperm-associated antigen 6 isoform X1 — protein MGTPDNKHSTFGCARSPRSQLAAPTNNNNNNNNNNNNKKILKKSRWSLVFEDFALKPSRSAADAMTQRQIVQVFEQYNKSRMQFVQTVADLADRPQNIEILQRAGVMSMLRPLMLDVVPGIQQKAALALGRLAVHNADLADNLVKEDILPQLIRSLTIQNRLYKKAAAFVLRAVSKHSPELAQAVVASGGVDALVLCLEDFDPGVKEAAALALGFIARHNDALSQSIVDAGAVPMLVLCLLEPEIALKRTAASVLSDISKHTPELAQIVVEAGAIAHLAQMILNPDTKLRRQVFSALGQISKHSVCLAEMVIEADVFPAAMMCLRDPDECVKNNVTILMREVVKHTPELSQVIVNCGGTSEVITYLGECRGSLRLPGIMMLGYVAAHSENLAMAVILSQGLLQLALCLSEETQHHIKAVTAWCIGQIGHHTPVHAKAVATANLLPKLLQLYMDANSSEDLQNKSKKALKMILQKCTFLPALESLLYDAPSNIIKHVVCQFSKVLPHDSQARRQFVTSGGLKKVQEIQAEPGSVLQEHINSINSCFPEEIVRYYSPGYSEVLLERLENFKLS, from the exons ATGGGAACACCGGACAACAAACACTCGACTTTTGGATGTGCGCGCTCACCTCGAAGTCAACTGGCTGccccaacaaacaacaacaacaacaacaacaacaacaacaacaacaaaaagatccTCAAGAAAAGTCGTTGGAGTCTCGT GTTCGAAGACTTCGCCTTGAAACCATCCCGATCGGCGGCTGACGCAATGACTCAAAGGCAGATCGTCCAAG TTTTTGAGCAGTATAATAAATCAAGAATGCAGTTCGTGCAAACGGTGGCTGATCTGGCGGACCGGCCCCAGAACATCGAAATCCTCCAAAGAGCAG GTGTCATGTCCATGCTCCGGCCCCTGATGCTGGATGTGGTTCCCGGCATCCAGCAGAAAGCGGCCTTGGCCCTGGGCCGCCTGGCGGTCCACAACGCCGACCTGGCCGACAATTTGGTGAAGGAGGACATCCTGCCCCAGCTCATCCGCTCTCTCACCATCCAGAAT AGATTGTATAAGAAAGCGGCGGCGTTCGTGCTGCGTGCGGTGTCCAAGCACTCGCCTGAGCTGGCGCAGGCGGTGGTAGCCAGCGGCGGTGTGGACGCGCTCGTTCTCTGCCTGGAGGACTTTGACCCCGGTGTGAAGGAAGCCGCCGCCTTGGCTCTGGGCTTCATTGCGCGACATAATGACG CCTTGTCCCAGTCCATTGTGGATGCAGGCGCAGTGCCCATGCTGGTGTTGTGCCTCCTGGAGCCCGAGATTGCCCTCAAACGCACCGCAGCCTCGGTGCTCAGCGACATCTCCAAACACACGCCGGAATTGGCCCAAATTGTCGTGGAAGCCGGCGCCATTGCACACTTGGCACAGATGATCCTCAACCCGGACACCAAACTCAGG AGGCAGGTATTCTCTGCTCTAGGTCAGATTAGCAAACACTCGGTGTGCCTGGCGGAGATGGTGATCGAGGCCGACGTCTTCCCGGCAGCCATGATGTGCCTCAGAGATCCGGACGAGTGCGTGAAAAATAACGTCACCATTCTGATGAGAGAGGTGGTCAAACATACTCCTGAG CTGTCCCAGGTCATCGTCAACTGCGGCGGCACGTCAGAAGTGATCACCTATCTCGGCGAGTGCCGTGGAAGTCTAAGGTTGCCCGGGATCATGATGCTGGGATACGTGGCGGCCCACAGTGAGAACTTGGCCATGGCTGTCATTCTCTCCCAa GGCTTGCTCCAGCTGGCTCTGTGTCTCTCGGAGGAGACGCAACATCACATCAAGGCCGTCACAGCCTGGTGCATAGGCCAGATAGGACATCACACGCCGGTGCACGCCAAGGCTGTCGCCACCGCCAACCTGCTGCCCAAGTTGCTGCAACTTTATATGGATGCCAACAGCTCAGAGGACCTGCAGAACAAA AGTAAGAAGGCTCTGAAGATGATCCTACAGAAGTGTACCTTCCTGCCGGCGCTGGAGTCTCTCCTCTACGACGCGCCGAGCAACATCATCAAACATGTTGTCTGCCAGTTCAGCAAG GTGTTACCTCATGACAGTCAGGCTCGCCGTCAGTTCGTGACCAGTGGAGGGTTAAAGAAAGTGCAAGAGATCCAGGCGGAGCCGGGCTCTGTCCTGCAGGAACACATCAATTCCATCAACAGCTGCTTCCCGGAGGAGATAGTCAG GTATTACTCTCCGGGCTACTCAGAGGTGTTGTTGGAGCGCTTAGAGAACTTTAAACTCTCCTGA
- the LOC133470564 gene encoding uncharacterized protein LOC133470564, which produces MELSSSVQRGLRSLGEPSAADHAAFPALVDACFRSLLSSGRDAGLPGELRDPLCAPPLLAHFLLLSVTLRCVRNLHSRSSNPEVDEPEVKQVERVLLKRMHAATTTFILEAVRQNADESTISACLEELSFSSERIQIFYSCYQKHHKELERLLASIGRQAAHITDVSWRLQYHVKNGQVDKVNEPFYLLSLNTENKGRREDLRFTCTVEQLQDMVGKLKDAAKSAEKASQIRGSREASGAVRVQAILGTVSVSTERAHAPRTRRSPLRRRGAKWGFWRQTCVGAERADAGGLWAARLQPASRWRLGSDSFAADSPPNFHCLSAPHHPPPPAPAAPQPPPPPPPPQPQPAEPGTQLLSLIMHRTTRIKISELNPHLMCVLCGGYFIDATTIIECLHSFCKMCIVRYLETSKYCPICDVQVHKTKPLLNIRSDKTLQDIVYKLVPGLFKSEMKRRRDFYAEHPVEASNGSNEDRGQVADEDKRIITDDEIISLSIEFFDQSAGLAGGLDDKHSSKDQTANKRYLQCPAAMTIMHLRKFLRSKMDIPNTYQVEVMYEDEPLKDYYTLMDIAYIYTWRRTGPLPLQYRVRPSCKKLKVSPDRCGPESDSASDKAGSPAGAPSRSASASTSSSLPSPGDPALRPPRGPAANVNGTPAAQAPSTFAQPRKIGSATSSG; this is translated from the exons ATGGAGTTGTCGTCTTCCGTGCAGAGAGGGCTCCGGTCCCTCGGCGAACCGTCCGCCGCGGACCACGCCGCCTTCCCGGCGCTGGTGGACGCCTGCTTCCGCTCTCTGCTCTCCTCCGGCCGGGACGCGGGGTTGCCGGGTGAGCTGCGAGACCCCCTTTGTGCCCCGCCGCTTCTTGCTCACTTCTTGTTGCTCTCGGTCACGTTACGATGTGTGCGGAATCTGCATTCACGCTCCTCAAACCCGGAAGTAG ACGAGCCCGAAGTGAAGCAGGTCGAGCGGGTCCTGCTGAAGCGGATGCACGCTGCGACCACCACATTCATCCTGGAAGCGGTCAGGCAAAACGCGGATGAGTCCACGATAAG CGCCTGCCTTGAGGAGCTGTCATTCAGTTCagaaagaatacaaatattCTATAGCTGCTATCAG AAACACCACAAGGAGTTAGAGCGTTTGCTAGCGAG CATTGGAAGGCAAGCAGCTCACATTACCGACGTGTCATGGCGCCTCCAATATCACGTGAAG AATGGACAGGTCGATAAGGTCAACGAGCCTTTCTACTTATTATCCCTCAACACCGAG aataAAGGTCGTCGCGAGGATCTCCGCTTCACCTGCACCGTGGAGCAGTTACAG gacATGGTTGGCAAGCTGAAGGACGCCGCCAAGAGCGCGGAGAAAGCCAGTCAGAt CCGGGGATCACGTGAGGCAAGCGGGGCGGTCCGAGTGCAAGCCATTTTGGGGACGGTGTCAGTTTCCACGGAGCGCGCGCACGCACCGCGCACACGCCGCTCGCCACTCAGGAGGAGGGGGGCCAAGTGGGGATTTTGGAGGCAAACTTGTGTCGGAGCGGAGCGAGCCGACGCCGGAGGACTTTGGGCCGCG CGTCTGCAGCCTGCTTCAAGATGGCGGCTGGGCTCCGATTCATTCGCTGCTGATTCGCCTCCCAACTTTCATTGTCTGTCcgccccccaccacccaccgccccccgcccccgccgccccccaacccccgcccccccccccccccccccagccgcAGCCAGCCGAGCCCGGCACACAG CTCCTTTCGCTCATCATGCATCGGACGACCAGGATCAAGATCAGCGAGCTCAACCCTCACCTCATGTGCGTCCTGTGCGGGGGTTACTTCATCGACGCCACCACCATCATCGAATGTCTGCACTCAT TTTGCAAAATGTGCATCGTCCGTTACCTCGAAACCAGCAAATATTGTCCCATCTGCGACGTGCAAGTGCACAAAACCAAACCTCTGCTCAACATTAG GTCAGACAAAACCCTGCAGGACATCGTTTACAAACTGGTCCCAGGCCTCTTTAAAA GTGAAATGAAGAGGAGAAGAGACTTTTATGCCGAGCATCCTGTCGAAG CTTCAAACGGCTCCAATGAAGACCGAGGCCAGGTGGCAGACGAGGACAAGCGAATCATCACCGACGACGAGATCATCAGCCTCTCTATTGAGTTCTTCGACCAGAGTGCCGG GCTGGCGGGTGGACTCGATGACAAGCATTCAAGCAAAGATCAG ACGGCCAACAAAAGGTACCTGCAGTGTCCGGCAGCGATGACCATCATGCATCTGAGGAAGTTCCTACGCAGCAAAATGGACATCCCCAACACttaccag GTAGAAGTCATGTATGAAGATGAACCGCTGAAAGATTACTACACGTTAATGGACATAGCGTATATCTACACTTGGAGAAGG ACGGGCCCGCTGCCGCTCCAGTACCGAGTCCGGCCGAGCTGCAAGAAGCTGAAGGTGAGCCCCGACCGGTGCGGACCGGAGAGCGACTCGGCCAGCGACAAAGCCGGGAGTCCCGCGGGAGCCCCGTCCAGGTCCGCGTCCGCGTCCACGTCGTCGTCCTTGCCGAGCCCGGGCGACCCGGCGCTGCGCCCCCCCCGCGGCCCCGCCGCCAACGTCAACGGGACCCCGGCGGCGCAGGCCCCTTCGACCTTCGCCCAGCCCCGGAAGATCGGCTCGGCCACCTCGTCCGGATGA
- the spag6 gene encoding sperm-associated antigen 6 isoform X2, with product MTQRQIVQVFEQYNKSRMQFVQTVADLADRPQNIEILQRAGVMSMLRPLMLDVVPGIQQKAALALGRLAVHNADLADNLVKEDILPQLIRSLTIQNRLYKKAAAFVLRAVSKHSPELAQAVVASGGVDALVLCLEDFDPGVKEAAALALGFIARHNDALSQSIVDAGAVPMLVLCLLEPEIALKRTAASVLSDISKHTPELAQIVVEAGAIAHLAQMILNPDTKLRRQVFSALGQISKHSVCLAEMVIEADVFPAAMMCLRDPDECVKNNVTILMREVVKHTPELSQVIVNCGGTSEVITYLGECRGSLRLPGIMMLGYVAAHSENLAMAVILSQGLLQLALCLSEETQHHIKAVTAWCIGQIGHHTPVHAKAVATANLLPKLLQLYMDANSSEDLQNKSKKALKMILQKCTFLPALESLLYDAPSNIIKHVVCQFSKVLPHDSQARRQFVTSGGLKKVQEIQAEPGSVLQEHINSINSCFPEEIVRYYSPGYSEVLLERLENFKLS from the exons ATGACTCAAAGGCAGATCGTCCAAG TTTTTGAGCAGTATAATAAATCAAGAATGCAGTTCGTGCAAACGGTGGCTGATCTGGCGGACCGGCCCCAGAACATCGAAATCCTCCAAAGAGCAG GTGTCATGTCCATGCTCCGGCCCCTGATGCTGGATGTGGTTCCCGGCATCCAGCAGAAAGCGGCCTTGGCCCTGGGCCGCCTGGCGGTCCACAACGCCGACCTGGCCGACAATTTGGTGAAGGAGGACATCCTGCCCCAGCTCATCCGCTCTCTCACCATCCAGAAT AGATTGTATAAGAAAGCGGCGGCGTTCGTGCTGCGTGCGGTGTCCAAGCACTCGCCTGAGCTGGCGCAGGCGGTGGTAGCCAGCGGCGGTGTGGACGCGCTCGTTCTCTGCCTGGAGGACTTTGACCCCGGTGTGAAGGAAGCCGCCGCCTTGGCTCTGGGCTTCATTGCGCGACATAATGACG CCTTGTCCCAGTCCATTGTGGATGCAGGCGCAGTGCCCATGCTGGTGTTGTGCCTCCTGGAGCCCGAGATTGCCCTCAAACGCACCGCAGCCTCGGTGCTCAGCGACATCTCCAAACACACGCCGGAATTGGCCCAAATTGTCGTGGAAGCCGGCGCCATTGCACACTTGGCACAGATGATCCTCAACCCGGACACCAAACTCAGG AGGCAGGTATTCTCTGCTCTAGGTCAGATTAGCAAACACTCGGTGTGCCTGGCGGAGATGGTGATCGAGGCCGACGTCTTCCCGGCAGCCATGATGTGCCTCAGAGATCCGGACGAGTGCGTGAAAAATAACGTCACCATTCTGATGAGAGAGGTGGTCAAACATACTCCTGAG CTGTCCCAGGTCATCGTCAACTGCGGCGGCACGTCAGAAGTGATCACCTATCTCGGCGAGTGCCGTGGAAGTCTAAGGTTGCCCGGGATCATGATGCTGGGATACGTGGCGGCCCACAGTGAGAACTTGGCCATGGCTGTCATTCTCTCCCAa GGCTTGCTCCAGCTGGCTCTGTGTCTCTCGGAGGAGACGCAACATCACATCAAGGCCGTCACAGCCTGGTGCATAGGCCAGATAGGACATCACACGCCGGTGCACGCCAAGGCTGTCGCCACCGCCAACCTGCTGCCCAAGTTGCTGCAACTTTATATGGATGCCAACAGCTCAGAGGACCTGCAGAACAAA AGTAAGAAGGCTCTGAAGATGATCCTACAGAAGTGTACCTTCCTGCCGGCGCTGGAGTCTCTCCTCTACGACGCGCCGAGCAACATCATCAAACATGTTGTCTGCCAGTTCAGCAAG GTGTTACCTCATGACAGTCAGGCTCGCCGTCAGTTCGTGACCAGTGGAGGGTTAAAGAAAGTGCAAGAGATCCAGGCGGAGCCGGGCTCTGTCCTGCAGGAACACATCAATTCCATCAACAGCTGCTTCCCGGAGGAGATAGTCAG GTATTACTCTCCGGGCTACTCAGAGGTGTTGTTGGAGCGCTTAGAGAACTTTAAACTCTCCTGA